From Bacillus basilensis, a single genomic window includes:
- the gcvT gene encoding glycine cleavage system aminomethyltransferase GcvT: MITLQRTPLFDVYAKYGGKTIDFGGWELPVQFSSIKEEHEAVRTAAGLFDVSHMGEVEVKGVDSLAFLQRVVTNDVSTLKVGGAQYTAMCYENGGTVDDLLIYKRGEEDYLLVINASNIEKDYEWLASHVIGDTTVVNVSSEVAQLAIQGPKAEGILQKVVSEDLKEIKFFKFKNDILVDGIPALVSRTGYTGEDGFEIYCKSEDAAKLWEKLLEVGAEEGLKACGLGARDTLRFEATLPLYGQELSKDITPIEAGIGFAVKPNKEADFFGKATLKEQKENGAPRKLVGIEVIERGIPRTHYPVFIGEEKIGEVTSGTQSPTLKKSIGLALIDVKYAAVDTEVEIEIRNKRVKAVVVPTPFYKRSK, translated from the coding sequence ATGATTACATTACAACGTACACCGTTATTTGATGTATACGCGAAGTATGGTGGGAAAACAATCGACTTCGGTGGTTGGGAGTTACCAGTTCAATTTTCAAGCATTAAAGAAGAACATGAAGCTGTACGTACAGCGGCAGGTTTGTTCGATGTGTCTCATATGGGAGAAGTTGAGGTAAAAGGTGTAGATAGTTTAGCATTTTTACAACGTGTTGTTACAAATGACGTATCTACCTTAAAGGTAGGAGGCGCACAATATACAGCTATGTGCTACGAAAATGGTGGTACAGTAGATGATTTATTAATCTACAAACGTGGTGAAGAAGACTATTTATTAGTTATCAACGCATCAAATATCGAGAAAGATTACGAATGGTTAGCTAGCCATGTAATTGGCGATACGACAGTAGTCAATGTTTCTAGTGAAGTTGCACAGCTTGCAATTCAAGGACCAAAAGCAGAAGGCATTTTACAAAAAGTTGTGTCAGAAGATTTGAAAGAAATTAAGTTCTTTAAATTTAAAAATGATATTCTTGTAGATGGAATTCCAGCACTTGTATCTCGTACAGGTTACACAGGTGAAGATGGATTCGAAATTTACTGTAAGAGTGAAGATGCTGCAAAGCTTTGGGAGAAGCTTCTTGAAGTTGGAGCCGAAGAAGGTTTAAAAGCATGTGGTTTAGGTGCTCGTGATACACTTCGCTTCGAAGCAACATTACCACTTTATGGTCAAGAATTATCAAAAGATATTACACCTATTGAAGCTGGAATTGGCTTTGCGGTAAAACCAAATAAAGAAGCAGACTTCTTTGGAAAAGCGACTTTAAAAGAGCAAAAAGAAAACGGTGCGCCTCGTAAGTTAGTCGGCATCGAAGTAATTGAACGTGGAATTCCTCGTACACATTACCCTGTATTTATTGGAGAAGAAAAAATCGGGGAAGTAACGAGTGGTACACAATCTCCAACGTTAAAGAAAAGCATTGGTTTAGCACTAATTGATGTAAAATACGCAGCAGTTGATACAGAAGTAGAAATTGAAATTCGTAATAAACGCGTCAAAGCAGTAGTTGTTCCAACACCATTTTATAAACGTTCAAAGTAA